A window of Kineococcus sp. NBC_00420 genomic DNA:
TGCTGGCGGGCGAAACCCACGGCGGCGTGGACCATGGCCTGCTCGTTGCGACCGGTCATGTACCGCAGCTGCGCCGGCGGGTTCCAGTCCGGCGTGCCGACCTCGGCCTCCAGCAGGGCCTGCCCGATCCCGGCCACGTTGCCGTGACCGAAGATGCCGAAGACGCCGCCGAAGAACTGCTGACGGACGCCGTCGCGTTCGCTGAACTGGGCCTGCAGGAACCGCACGACGGCCTGCGAGACCGTCAACCGCACCGTCTGCACCGTCGGGTTGGGGGGAACCGCACTCATCTCGATCTCTCAGTTCTCAGCGGGGTACGGGACTGGCGCCCGTCGGGGTGGAGTAGAAGGGCAGCCGGGGGTCGACCGGCTGCTGTTCCCAGGTCGATCGCACCCAACCGTGGGCGGGATCGTCGCAGATCTTCCAGGCCCGTTCCGTCTCCGGTCCGGCCATGACGTTCAGGTAGTACATGTCGTAGGCGGGGTTGGCCACCGAGGGCCCGTGCCAGCCGTGCGGGATCAGCACGACGTCTCCGGACCGGACCTCCTCCAGCACCTCGATCGGTCGCGCGGGGTCGTCGACGTCGCCGTAGACCTGCTGGAACCCCACGCCGCCGGGAACGGTCGGCACACCGGCCGGGGCCAGCGCGCGGAACTCGTAGTAGTAGATCTCCTCGAGGTCGCTCTCCACGTCGCTGGTCCGGTCGTGGCGGTGCGGCGGGTAGGACGACCAGTTGCCGCCGGGGGTGATGACCTCGCAGGCGATGAGCTTGTCGGTCTCGAACGCCGCCGGGGTGGCGAAGTTGTTGACCTGACGGCTGCACTGCCCGGCCCCGCGCAGTTCGACGGGAACCCCCGAGGCCGGGCCGTAGCGGAAGGGCAGGCGGCGTGACGCCCGTGCGCCCGGGAACGAGAACACGCCGCCTGCGGCGCTGTGGACGCTCAGCGCGCTGTCGCGGCCGACGTAGGCGAAGTCGCTGACCCCGTCGAAGACCCCGGTGCGGCCGTGGAGTTCGAGCGTCTCCCCCTCGACCGTCACCGAGCAGGAACCCGACAGCGGCAGGACGAGCAGTTCGTCCGCACCGGTGGCGAAGGTGTGGCGGGCGCCGGGCGCCAGGGTCAGGGTGCGCAGGCCGGAGAACCCCCAGCCCGCCGACTCCGGCGTCACGACCAGGTCGAAGCCGTCGGCCCCCGCGCTACCGGCGGGGACGTGGAGATCGGTCACGGGAGACTCCTCAACGGACGAGCGAGACGGCGGTCTTGACGGCGGTGGCGACGTCACCGTCCGGCGGGTAGAGCAACGTCCGGCCCACCGTGAGGCCGCGCACCGACGGCAGCGCGAGCGCCTTGCGCCACGTCGCGAAGGTCTCCTCCGGGGAGGTCGCCGGGTCCCCGCCGAGCAGCAGGGTCGGCAGGGTGGTGGACTCCATGACGCGTTCCATGTCGTCGACGACGGGGATCTTGAGCCAGGTGTACGCCGTCGTGCGCCCCAGGGCCTGGGCCACGTTGACGGACTTGATGACCCCCTCGGCGCTGAGGTCGTGGACGACCTTGCCGCCCTCGTTGCGCGACCAGAAGGGTTCGATCATCGCGATGAGCCTGCGGGCGGCGAGTTCGCTGATGGCGTCGGCCGAGGCCGTCAGCGTCGGCAGGGTGCCGGCGTCGTCGAGGGCGATGCGGGTGAGGAACTTGCCGCCGTCGAGGTTCATGTCCTCGATGGCCTGCGCGTCGTAGCCGGTGAAGCGGTCGTCGAGTTCGAACGCGGCCCCCTGCAGGCCACCACGGTTCATCGACCCGAAGACGACCTTGTCCTCCAGCGCCCCGAGGAGGGTGAGGTCCTCGATGATGTCGGCGGACCCGAGGAGGCCGTCGACGCCGGGGACGGCGAGCGCCACCTGCAACCGGTCGAGGAGTTCGGTCCGGTCGGCCATCGCCATGGCGTTGCCGCCGACGCCGTTGGCCCCGCGGGCGGGGTGGTCGGCGGCGATGACCATGAGGCGACCGTCGGACCCCAGCACCGGACGTCGCCGCCGCGCCCGGGAGAGCTCGAGGATGCGTTCGGGGTGGCGCGCGCGGATCTCCGAGACCTCGGCGTAGTCCTTCGCGAACTGGTCAGGCACGGGCAGCGACCTCCTCGAGCAGGGCCTCCACCTCGGAGGTGAACGGCATGGCGGTGGAGCACTCGCGCCGGGTGGCGACGATGGCGCCGGCGGCGTTGGCGAAGCGCAGGACCTTCTCGAGGTCCCAGCCGGAGAGCAGGCCGTGGCAGAGCGCACCGCCGAACCCGTCGCCGGCGCCGAGCCCGTTGACGACCTCGACCGGGGTCGGCGGGACCTCGACGAACTCGGTCCCGTTGGGGCCGCGGGTCGCGCCGAGCACGCCCTTGGGTCCCTGCTTGACGATGGCGATCTCGACCCCGGCGGCCAGCAGCGCCTCGGCGGCCCTGCGGGGTTCCGTCTCGCCCACGGCGACCTCGCACTCCTCCTTGTTGCCGACGGCGACGGTCACGTGCTGCAGCGCACGCTGGACCTGTTCGGTCGCCTCGGCCGCGGAGGACCAGAACATCGGGCGGTAGTCGAGGTCGAGCACGGTGAGCGGGGCGCGCCCGCGGGCCTGCCAGGCGGCGAAGTGCGCTCCGCGGCTGGGTTCCTCGGAGAGTCCCGTGACCGTGGCCCAGAAGATGCCGGCCGCGCGGACGGCGTCGAGGTCGAGTTCCTCGGCGCGGATCTGCAGGTCCGGCGCGGTGGGCTGACGGTAGAAGAGCAGCGGGAAGTGGTCGGGCGGGTACATCTCGCAGAACGCCAGGGGCGTGTTGAGCCCGTCGACCCCCGAGACGAACCGGTCGGAGACCCCGAAGTCCGCGAGCGCCTTGTGGATGAACGTCCCGAAGGCGTCGTGACCCGTGCGGGTGATGACGGCCGCGGCGCGACCGTGCCGGGCGGCGGCGACGGCGACGTTGGTCGCACTGCCTCCCAGGTACTTCCCGAAGGTCTCGACGTCCTCGAGGCCCGTGTTGTCCTGCAACGGGTAGAGGTCGACGCCGACCCTGCCCATGGTCACGACGTCCAGCGCGGCCGTGTTGCTCACGCGAGGTCCCCTCCCAGTCCGGATGATCTGTGCCGTTCCGGGCCGCAGCGGCGCGGTGGCAGGGACGAGCGTGCTCCGCGGAAGGCCTCCGTGTCAAGCTTTGTCAGGACAAACGAACCTCCTGACGTGCACACCTCCGGACGGCTACGATGACGGCTCGGCGGCACGGCGATGTAGCTGCGCCGCCCATCGCGACGTTCGGAGCTGTGGTGAACGATCTGTTCTACGACCTGGACCGCTCGAGCCCGGTCCCCCTGTACTTCCAGGTCGCCCGCCAGATCGAGCAGGCCATCGAGGGTGGCAAGCTCCCCCCGGGTTCCCGGCTCGACAACGAGATCCACCTGGCCGACCAGCTCGGGCTGTCCCGCCCGACGATGCGTCGCGCGATCCAGCAACTGGTCGACAAGGGCCTGCTGGTCCGCAAGCGCGGCGTCGGCACCCAGGTCGTGCACGGTCAGGTGACCCGCCCCGTCGAGCTGACCAGCCTGCACGACGACCTGGTGCAGTCGGGACAGCACCCGGCGACGCAGGTCCTGCTGCACGAGATGGACGGCGCCGCCGACGACGTGGCCGGCAGTCTCGCGATCGCCCCCGGGACCCCCGTCCTGCACCTGCGCCGGCTGCGGACCTCCGGCGGTGAACCCCTCGCGGTGCTGGAGAACTGGCTGCCCGCCCCCTACACCGACCTGACGCTGGAGGCCCTCACCGAACGCGGCATGTACCAGTTGCTGCGCAGCCGCGGGGTGGGGATGCGCGTTGCGCGGCAACGGATCGGGGCCCGCCGGGGCAGCGCCGAGGAGTGTTCGCTGCTCGACGAGCGCCGGGGTGCGCCGCTGCTGACGATGGAACGCACGACCCACGACGACTCGGGCCGCGTCGTCGAGTACGGCCGCCACGTCTACCGGGCCAGCCGCTACGCGTTCGAGGTCACCCTCGTCGACCGCTGACGCTCAGCCGTCGATCAGCACCGCGCCGGCGACCTCCGCGAGTCCGGTCCCGAAGAGTTCGACCGGGGTGAAGGCCCCCGGTCGTCCTTCCCCGGCCGCGAGCCGCAGCGCGACCTCGGTCGCGGCGGCGACCGTGAAGTCCATGGCCTCCTCGGCCCGCAGCCACGCCGTGCGGGTCGTGCCGTCGGGCCACCCGACGCGGGCCCGGGCCCAGGTGTGGGCGCGCGGACGCGGAGTGGCCTTCATCCGGATCCGGGCCAGCGCACGGGCCGCCACCCGGGAGACGGGCCGCGTCGCCAGCACCGGCGCGAGGGCGCGCAGCACCCCGGCCGGGACCCCGGTGGGGACGAGCGCCGAGGCCGCGGTGACGTCGTCGGTACGGCTCAGCCGTCGGGCGGCGAGCAGTTCCCCCGACGGCAGGGTCCCGGTGACGACGGAGTCGCCGTCGGGGGTGGCGACGCGTTCGGGCTCGCGTCCGAGGGTGCCGGCCTCGGAGAACCCGCGGACGATCGTGCGGGCCAGCGCCTCGCCCAGCCGCCCCTCCTCACCCGCGACGGAGGCGATCGCGTCGATCCGCACCCGGCTCGGGACCCCGCGCCCCTCCTGTCCGGCGAGGGCCGCCCCGAGGGCGGCCTGGGTGCCGAGCACCCCGAACCCGGCACAGCCCACCGCGGTCCGCCCGGTGGCCGCGAGGGCGTCGTGACGGTCCAGGACCTCCTGCAGCGCATCGGGTTCGTTGCCGACGTCGACGTAGTGCGTGCCGGGCGGGCAGGCGTCCAGCACCGGGCCCGCGGTCTCCAGGAACGGGCCGACGGTGTTCACCACGACGGCCGGCCCCGCCTGGGCGATCGCCGCCAGCGCCCGGGGCGTGTCGGCCTCGAGGACCCGGATGTCACCGCTGATCCCGAGCGCCTCCAACCGACCGCGGTCGCGGCCGACCAGGACGACGGGACGCCCCGTCGCCGCGACGTGCTGCGCGACCCGTCGACCGACCCGGCCGGTGGCCCCGAGGACCCACACCTCTGCACTCACGTGTTCCTCCTGATGACATGGCGTGTCATGACCATAGCCGTGATGACATGCCGTGTCATCCCCGTACGATGACGGGGTGGGCCGATGGGAACCGGGGACGCGGGAACGTCTGGAGCGCGCTGCCCTCGAGCTCTTCGTCGAGCAGGGTTTCGCGGAGACGACGGTGCCGCAGATCACCGCGCGGGCCGGCCTCACCACGCGGACGTTCTTCCGGCACTACGCCGACAAGCGCGAGGTGTTCTTCGCCGGCGAGGACGAGGTCCTCGCCTCCGTCGCGGGCCACCTGGCCACGGCCGACCTCTCCGACGGGGCCCTGCCCCGCCTGCTGGCCGACCTGCCCGGCGTGGCGCTGGCGATGTTCGGCGACCGCCGCGAGGAACTCCGGCTGCGCCGCGGCCTGGTGGCCTCCGACGAGGGGCTCGTCGAACGGGAACTGCGCAAACGCGCCGCCCTCACCGCGACCGTCCAGCGCGGCCTCCTGGACCACGGGGTGGCCCGGGAGGAAGCCGCGCTGGCCGCGGGGGTCAGCACGACCCTCATGCACACCGCCGTCCAGGCCTGGCTCGACGGGGTGGAGGGCACGATCGACGTCGTGGTGCGTCGCACGACCTCGCAGCTCGTCGATCAGCTGGCGAAGTCGCGCACCTCCTTGTCGTAGATCCGGCCCGAGGTGACCGCGTCCTCGAGTTCCTCCAGCGTCCGGCCGCGGGTCTCCGGGACCTGGGTGTGCACGAACACCAGGGCCAGCAGGTTGATGACGGCGAAACCGAAGAAGCACCCGGTGATGCCGACGGACGCGACCAGCGTCGGGAAGTACAACCCCAGGAACGCGTTGGTCAGCCACAGGACGAACACCGACGTCCCCATGCCGAGCGCCCGCATCTTCTGCGGGAAGATCTCGGACAGGGTGACCCAGGTGGCCACGTTGAGGAACGTCTGCATCGACCCGACGAAGGCCACCACGAGGAACAGGATCACCCACGGACGCAGGGCGTTGCCCACCGGCAGGGCCAGCGACGCCGCACCGATCAACAGGTGGCAGACGGTCGTCAGGGTGTAGCCGATGACGAACGTCTTCCGGCGGGAGAAGCTGTCCATCATCCGCAGCGCGATGAGCGCGCCGACGACGGCGATGATCCCGGGCGCGATGTTCACGATGAGCGCCGTGCTGTCGTCGAACCCGGCCTCCTTCAGGATGGCCTGGCCGTAGTACATGATCGAGTTGATCCCCGTGAGCTGCTGCGCCACACCGAGTCCGATGCCGATCAGCAGGATCCGCCGCAACCACCGGTTGGACAGGATCTGGCGCCAGTCCAGGGCGACGCGCTTGGAGTCCTCCCACGTGGCGTCGACGATCTGGCGCGCCTCGGCCTCCGCCCGGCCGGCGGGACGGAGTTCGCGCAGGACCTCGACGGCCTCGTCGAACTTGCCGTGGTCGATCAGCCAGCGCGGGGACTCCGGCACCCGCAGCATCCCGACGAAGAGCGCGATCGCGGGCAGGGTGACGAAGGCCAGCATGATGCGCCAGACCCCGCCGTACTCGCCCCACACGTTGCCGACGATCGCGTTGACGACGAACGCGGCCAGCTGGCCGATGACGATCATCATCTCGTTGCGTCCCGACAGGGACCCGCGGATCTCGTAGGGCGCGAGTTCGGCCAGGAACACCGGCACCACCGTCGAGGCGGCCCCGACCGCCAGGCCGAGCAGGACGCGGCCGACGACCATGACCGCGAAGGTCGGCGAGAACACGCAGACCAGGGCGCCGACGAAGAAGAACGCCGACATCAGCAGGATGGCCTTGCGCCGACCCCACGCGTCGGAGAGCCGTCCACCGGTGATCGCACCGACGGCGGCGCCGAAGAGGAGCGAACTGGTGACGACCCCCTCGGTGAACGCGGTGAGCCCGAGCTCCTCGACCATCGGGTCGAGGGCCCCGTTGATGACGCTCGTGTCGTAGCCGAAGAGCAGGCCGCCGAACGTCGCGACGAGGGCCACCACCCCGAGCCTGCGGCGGTACGGACCTGCGCTCAGGGGCGGCAGCGCCGTCCCCGCTCCTCGTCCGGACGGGACCGACTGGCCCTGGGTGGTCGACACGGGAGAACTCCTTCGTTCCGGATGCACCTCGACCGGAACCGTAAGCGGCTGCTCGTCAAGATGTCAAGACAAAGTAACCTCACGCGACCCTCCACCCCTCCGACGAGGCGGCCGGCGCAGCCGCGCGAGAGGATCACCGGGTACCCGCAGCCACCGCGATCCCTGGGGAGTCCCGTGAACGACGCCGACCTGCTCGCCCGCCTCACCGCCGACGAGGAGGAGCTGCTCCTGGACCGGTTCGACGAGGACGACGCGTGGCGCCTCGGTTCGCTGCTCGTGCAGCGCGGGCGGGCCGAGGGACTGCCGCTGGCGCTCGCGATCCGCCGCAACGGTCAACGCCTCTTCCACGCCGCGCTGCCCGGTTCCGCCGCGGACAACGACCGCTGGCTGCAGCGCAAGATGAACGTCGTGGACGCCTTCGGCCACTCGTCCTTCCTGGTGGGGACGCGGTGGCGCCTCAGCGGGGGCGACTTCGACGTGGACGCGCGGCTGGACCCCCGCGAGTTCGCCGCGCACGGCGGGGCGTTCCCGCTGCGGGTGCGCGGGGTGGGCGTCGTCGGATCCGTCGCGGCCTCGGGGCTGCCCCAGGCCGAGGACCACGCGTTCGTGGTCCGCGTGCTGGCGGAGTTCCTCGCCCCCACCCGGCCCTGACGACCGGGGGCGATGAGTTCCGGGCCGGCGGGAGGTCGTGACCGGCATGAGGATCGACCACGTCCTGGCCGTCGCACCCGTCACCGACCTGGCGGCGGCGACCGACTGGTACACGCGCCTGTTCGGCCGCGTCCCCGACAACCGCCCCATGGAGACCCTGGTCGAGTGGCGGCTCACCGACACGGGGTGGCTGCAGGTCTTCCGCACCGGCGGCTCCCCCGGGACGACGACCGTCAACCTGGCCGTCGCCGACCTCGACGAAGCGCTCAGCGAACTCCGGGGGCGGGGACTGCAGCCCGGTGAGGTGCTCGAGGCGAGCAAGGGGGTCCGGTTGTCCGCGCTGAGGGACCCGGCCGGGAACACGGTGACGCTGATCAGCGGGTTCCGCGTGGAGTACTGACCCGTCGTCGCCCGCCTCAGAGCTCGATGCCGCGCTCCAGGACGGCCAGCAGGCGACGGGCCATGGCGAGGTTGGCGCGGGAGCGGTCGAGCACGAGGTAGAGGAACAGGCCCTGGCCGTTCGTGCTCTGCAGCAGGCGGAGCAGGTGGAACTGGGTCCCGAGGGTGACGAGGATGTCCTCGGGGGCGTCGTCCAGGCCCAGGCGGGCCAGGGTGCGCAGTTCGGCGCGCACGACGTCGGTGTTCCCCGCGGCGGCGACCTCGAGGTCGAGGGTGCCGCCCCCGGCGGAGCCCAGGGTCATGCCGGACTCGTGGTCGACCAGCAGGGCCGCGATGGCACCCTCGATCTCGAGGGCGCTCTTCAGGGTTTCGTTGACGTTGCTCACAGCGGTGCTCCTGGGTTCGAGGGGGGCGAGGCGTTCCGGGAAGTGGTGGGCGGGGCTGCTCGCCCCGACACCTCAACCATGTCGCGGTGACCGTGAGTGTTCAACTAGCGACCCTGCGGTTACCCCCAGTGGCAGAGCGACCCGCTTCTGGGCGGGTGAGACCCCACTGGGCCGGACGGGTGAGAAGGGTCCCCTCACCGCCCCGGAACCGGGCCCGGCGCGGGCTCAGACCAGCGGATCGGCCACGATCCGGGCCAGCGTCGAGCGCCCCAGCGCGCTCATCCGCGGGTTCGTGACCTCGTAGTACCAGACGAGACCCATCGCCTGCTGGAACGCCCACGCCTGCGACCGGACCCAGGCGAGCCCGTCGCTCCCGACCGCGGTCCGGAACTCCTCCCGCTCCGGGTCGTCGAAGAGGTGCCACCCGACGACCAGGTCGAGCGCGGGGTCCGCCGGCGCGAGGCCCCCGACGTCGAGGACACCGGCGAGGCGCCCCGCGGCGACGAGCACGTTGCCCGGGACGAGGTCCCCGTGCACGACGACGTCAGCCGACACGTGCGGCAGCCGCCGGAACCCCGACCACAGCGCCCGCAACCGCGCGACGTCGAGGAGGTCGCGGAGGTCCTCGCTCCGCTCGAAGCACTCGGCCATCCACGCGTCGTGCGCGTGCAGGTCACCCCCGCGACCCGGACCAGTGAAGCGCCTGCCGTGCAACGGGAGGGAGCGCACGTCGCGGACGAACCCGGCGAGGTCGCGGGCCAGTTCCGCGCCGTGGGCCACGTCGACCTCGTCCGCGGTGGTGCCCGGCAGCCAGGTGAAGACCGACCACTCGAAGGGGTACCCCTCCCCCGGCGCTCCGAGCGCCACCGGTTCCGGGGTGGGGAACCGGGTGACCCCGAGGAGCTCGCGGGCGGCCTCGA
This region includes:
- a CDS encoding GntR family transcriptional regulator, with translation MNDLFYDLDRSSPVPLYFQVARQIEQAIEGGKLPPGSRLDNEIHLADQLGLSRPTMRRAIQQLVDKGLLVRKRGVGTQVVHGQVTRPVELTSLHDDLVQSGQHPATQVLLHEMDGAADDVAGSLAIAPGTPVLHLRRLRTSGGEPLAVLENWLPAPYTDLTLEALTERGMYQLLRSRGVGMRVARQRIGARRGSAEECSLLDERRGAPLLTMERTTHDDSGRVVEYGRHVYRASRYAFEVTLVDR
- a CDS encoding VOC family protein, with amino-acid sequence MRIDHVLAVAPVTDLAAATDWYTRLFGRVPDNRPMETLVEWRLTDTGWLQVFRTGGSPGTTTVNLAVADLDEALSELRGRGLQPGEVLEASKGVRLSALRDPAGNTVTLISGFRVEY
- a CDS encoding Cgl0159 family (beta/alpha)8-fold protein, producing MPDQFAKDYAEVSEIRARHPERILELSRARRRRPVLGSDGRLMVIAADHPARGANGVGGNAMAMADRTELLDRLQVALAVPGVDGLLGSADIIEDLTLLGALEDKVVFGSMNRGGLQGAAFELDDRFTGYDAQAIEDMNLDGGKFLTRIALDDAGTLPTLTASADAISELAARRLIAMIEPFWSRNEGGKVVHDLSAEGVIKSVNVAQALGRTTAYTWLKIPVVDDMERVMESTTLPTLLLGGDPATSPEETFATWRKALALPSVRGLTVGRTLLYPPDGDVATAVKTAVSLVR
- a CDS encoding saccharopine dehydrogenase NADP-binding domain-containing protein, whose product is MSAEVWVLGATGRVGRRVAQHVAATGRPVVLVGRDRGRLEALGISGDIRVLEADTPRALAAIAQAGPAVVVNTVGPFLETAGPVLDACPPGTHYVDVGNEPDALQEVLDRHDALAATGRTAVGCAGFGVLGTQAALGAALAGQEGRGVPSRVRIDAIASVAGEEGRLGEALARTIVRGFSEAGTLGREPERVATPDGDSVVTGTLPSGELLAARRLSRTDDVTAASALVPTGVPAGVLRALAPVLATRPVSRVAARALARIRMKATPRPRAHTWARARVGWPDGTTRTAWLRAEEAMDFTVAAATEVALRLAAGEGRPGAFTPVELFGTGLAEVAGAVLIDG
- a CDS encoding TetR/AcrR family transcriptional regulator, which encodes MGRWEPGTRERLERAALELFVEQGFAETTVPQITARAGLTTRTFFRHYADKREVFFAGEDEVLASVAGHLATADLSDGALPRLLADLPGVALAMFGDRREELRLRRGLVASDEGLVERELRKRAALTATVQRGLLDHGVAREEAALAAGVSTTLMHTAVQAWLDGVEGTIDVVVRRTTSQLVDQLAKSRTSLS
- a CDS encoding heme-degrading domain-containing protein, which translates into the protein MNDADLLARLTADEEELLLDRFDEDDAWRLGSLLVQRGRAEGLPLALAIRRNGQRLFHAALPGSAADNDRWLQRKMNVVDAFGHSSFLVGTRWRLSGGDFDVDARLDPREFAAHGGAFPLRVRGVGVVGSVAASGLPQAEDHAFVVRVLAEFLAPTRP
- a CDS encoding aminoglycoside phosphotransferase family protein, with the translated sequence MHEDQVDVSAELVRRLVAGQFPRWRDEPVRALDGPGTVNAVFRLGERWVVRLPLHPGAAGLVRREVEAARELLGVTRFPTPEPVALGAPGEGYPFEWSVFTWLPGTTADEVDVAHGAELARDLAGFVRDVRSLPLHGRRFTGPGRGGDLHAHDAWMAECFERSEDLRDLLDVARLRALWSGFRRLPHVSADVVVHGDLVPGNVLVAAGRLAGVLDVGGLAPADPALDLVVGWHLFDDPEREEFRTAVGSDGLAWVRSQAWAFQQAMGLVWYYEVTNPRMSALGRSTLARIVADPLV
- the iolC gene encoding 5-dehydro-2-deoxygluconokinase, producing the protein MGRVGVDLYPLQDNTGLEDVETFGKYLGGSATNVAVAAARHGRAAAVITRTGHDAFGTFIHKALADFGVSDRFVSGVDGLNTPLAFCEMYPPDHFPLLFYRQPTAPDLQIRAEELDLDAVRAAGIFWATVTGLSEEPSRGAHFAAWQARGRAPLTVLDLDYRPMFWSSAAEATEQVQRALQHVTVAVGNKEECEVAVGETEPRRAAEALLAAGVEIAIVKQGPKGVLGATRGPNGTEFVEVPPTPVEVVNGLGAGDGFGGALCHGLLSGWDLEKVLRFANAAGAIVATRRECSTAMPFTSEVEALLEEVAARA
- the iolB gene encoding 5-deoxy-glucuronate isomerase; translation: MTDLHVPAGSAGADGFDLVVTPESAGWGFSGLRTLTLAPGARHTFATGADELLVLPLSGSCSVTVEGETLELHGRTGVFDGVSDFAYVGRDSALSVHSAAGGVFSFPGARASRRLPFRYGPASGVPVELRGAGQCSRQVNNFATPAAFETDKLIACEVITPGGNWSSYPPHRHDRTSDVESDLEEIYYYEFRALAPAGVPTVPGGVGFQQVYGDVDDPARPIEVLEEVRSGDVVLIPHGWHGPSVANPAYDMYYLNVMAGPETERAWKICDDPAHGWVRSTWEQQPVDPRLPFYSTPTGASPVPR
- a CDS encoding sugar porter family MFS transporter, which translates into the protein MSTTQGQSVPSGRGAGTALPPLSAGPYRRRLGVVALVATFGGLLFGYDTSVINGALDPMVEELGLTAFTEGVVTSSLLFGAAVGAITGGRLSDAWGRRKAILLMSAFFFVGALVCVFSPTFAVMVVGRVLLGLAVGAASTVVPVFLAELAPYEIRGSLSGRNEMMIVIGQLAAFVVNAIVGNVWGEYGGVWRIMLAFVTLPAIALFVGMLRVPESPRWLIDHGKFDEAVEVLRELRPAGRAEAEARQIVDATWEDSKRVALDWRQILSNRWLRRILLIGIGLGVAQQLTGINSIMYYGQAILKEAGFDDSTALIVNIAPGIIAVVGALIALRMMDSFSRRKTFVIGYTLTTVCHLLIGAASLALPVGNALRPWVILFLVVAFVGSMQTFLNVATWVTLSEIFPQKMRALGMGTSVFVLWLTNAFLGLYFPTLVASVGITGCFFGFAVINLLALVFVHTQVPETRGRTLEELEDAVTSGRIYDKEVRDFAS